Proteins co-encoded in one Caulobacter rhizosphaerae genomic window:
- a CDS encoding IclR family transcriptional regulator — protein sequence MEISNAPDPTADEVETKAASRTLVRGLEVLNAVSRGHVELGDLAATLGLTRTTTYRLATTLVEHRYLSFTPRVGYALGPKLLELGFIASRQTNLAKSAREHLEVLSSRSADTVHLGVLDQDKVLYLDKIAGSRRVDISSRIGERQPLRSTGLGKALLLDASQDRLVEVYQTEQAEGRDYPIGLAEWLGRMAAYRATGVAFDLEENPDHVRCVAAPVRDVEGKIVAAISLTSARQYMDDARMNGLSSDVLETAWAISRDLGWRAPDRSTVLPSPQKSRPAAAPER from the coding sequence TTCGAACGCTCCCGATCCGACGGCCGACGAGGTCGAGACCAAGGCCGCCAGCCGAACCCTGGTTCGCGGTCTGGAGGTCCTGAACGCCGTCAGCCGCGGCCATGTCGAATTGGGCGATCTGGCCGCGACCCTGGGCCTGACGCGCACCACGACATACCGACTGGCCACGACCCTGGTCGAGCACCGCTATCTCAGCTTCACGCCCCGCGTGGGCTACGCGCTGGGTCCCAAGCTGCTGGAATTGGGCTTCATCGCCTCGCGGCAGACCAATCTGGCCAAAAGCGCCCGAGAGCATCTGGAAGTGCTCTCCTCGCGCAGCGCCGACACCGTCCACCTGGGCGTCCTCGACCAGGACAAGGTGCTCTATCTCGACAAAATCGCCGGGTCCCGGCGGGTGGACATCAGTTCGCGGATCGGCGAGCGACAGCCTTTGCGCTCGACCGGCCTTGGCAAGGCGCTCCTGCTGGACGCCAGCCAAGACAGGCTGGTGGAGGTCTACCAAACCGAACAGGCGGAGGGGCGGGACTATCCGATCGGCCTGGCCGAATGGCTTGGTCGCATGGCCGCCTACCGCGCCACGGGCGTGGCCTTCGATCTGGAAGAAAATCCCGATCACGTCCGGTGCGTGGCCGCGCCCGTCCGCGACGTCGAGGGCAAGATCGTCGCGGCCATCAGCCTGACCAGCGCCCGCCAATACATGGACGATGCGCGCATGAACGGCCTCTCGTCCGACGTTCTGGAGACGGCCTGGGCCATCAGTCGCGACCTGGGCTGGCGCGCGCCCGACAGGTCGACGGTTCTCCCCTCCCCCCAAAAGTCGCGGCCCGCCGCCGCGCCCGAACGCTAG
- a CDS encoding SDR family NAD(P)-dependent oxidoreductase: protein MLLKDKVVLVTGASGGIGKAAAIGCARHGADVAINYHADDAGAEEAVAHIRSLGRRAIAVKGDVAKVETAQAFVDAAVAAFGRVDVFVNNAGICPFHAFLDMPPEVMERTMKVNLFGAYYMVQAAANQMVQQGEGGAIIAVSSISALVGGGMQTHYTPTKAGVHSLMQSTAIALGKYGIRCNSVLPGTIETAINKEDLADVAKREYMAGRIPLGRLGEPDDLAGPIVFLASDLAKYVTGAALLVDGGAFVNLQ from the coding sequence ATGCTTCTGAAGGACAAGGTGGTGCTGGTGACCGGCGCCTCGGGCGGGATCGGCAAGGCGGCGGCCATCGGTTGCGCGCGGCATGGCGCGGACGTGGCGATCAACTACCATGCCGATGACGCGGGCGCCGAGGAGGCGGTCGCCCATATCCGCTCATTGGGCCGCCGCGCCATCGCCGTGAAGGGCGACGTGGCCAAGGTCGAGACCGCTCAAGCCTTCGTCGATGCGGCCGTCGCGGCTTTCGGCCGGGTCGACGTCTTCGTCAACAACGCCGGCATCTGCCCGTTCCACGCCTTCCTCGACATGCCGCCCGAGGTCATGGAGCGGACGATGAAGGTCAATCTGTTCGGCGCCTATTACATGGTGCAGGCGGCGGCCAATCAGATGGTTCAGCAGGGCGAGGGCGGCGCCATCATCGCGGTCAGCTCGATCAGCGCCCTGGTCGGTGGCGGCATGCAGACCCATTACACCCCGACCAAGGCCGGCGTGCACAGTCTCATGCAGTCGACCGCCATCGCGCTGGGCAAGTACGGTATCCGCTGCAACTCGGTGCTGCCGGGCACCATTGAGACGGCGATCAACAAGGAAGACCTGGCCGACGTCGCCAAGCGCGAATACATGGCCGGCCGCATCCCGCTGGGCCGCCTGGGCGAGCCCGACGACCTGGCCGGGCCGATCGTCTTCCTGGCCTCGGATCTCGCCAAGTACGTGACCGGCGCGGCCCTGCTGGTCGACGGCGGCGCGTTCGTGAACCTGCAGTAG
- a CDS encoding IclR family transcriptional regulator, translating to MAPKEPGTKVVGAQTLARGVDMLDVVGRSGPLPLAALAQRLGLTRSTTHRLASALVKRGFLQVAAQGYLLGAKLLRLGALAEANHPLTAAARPYLERLAREEHDPVNLAIREGGLVRYVAQVRGDRRIEVRSVIGETRLLAATALGRALLLDADEAEWRKAHADLASTPDSEDEFVRRMRTYKRLGAAFDIEENEDRVRCVAAPIRAASGQIIAALSLSSLPQYMDDARMSALVEPVWSTALAISRHLGFDRL from the coding sequence ATGGCGCCCAAGGAGCCAGGCACCAAGGTGGTCGGCGCCCAGACGTTGGCGCGGGGCGTCGACATGCTCGACGTTGTGGGGCGTTCAGGCCCCCTGCCCTTGGCGGCCCTGGCTCAGCGTCTTGGGCTGACGCGCAGCACGACCCATCGCCTGGCGTCGGCCCTGGTCAAACGCGGGTTCCTGCAGGTGGCGGCCCAGGGCTATCTGCTCGGCGCCAAGCTACTTCGCCTGGGCGCCCTGGCCGAAGCCAACCATCCGCTGACGGCCGCCGCCCGCCCCTATCTGGAGCGCCTGGCGCGGGAAGAGCACGACCCCGTCAACCTGGCCATTCGCGAGGGCGGCCTTGTTCGATACGTCGCTCAGGTTCGCGGCGACCGCCGTATCGAGGTGCGCTCAGTCATCGGCGAAACCCGGCTCCTGGCGGCCACCGCCCTTGGCCGGGCCTTGTTGCTCGACGCCGACGAGGCCGAATGGCGCAAGGCTCATGCGGACCTGGCGTCGACGCCGGACTCCGAGGATGAGTTCGTCAGGCGCATGCGCACCTATAAGCGCTTGGGCGCGGCCTTCGATATCGAGGAGAACGAGGACCGCGTGCGCTGCGTGGCCGCTCCGATCCGCGCGGCGAGTGGTCAGATTATCGCGGCTCTCAGCCTCTCGAGCCTGCCGCAATACATGGATGACGCGCGCATGTCGGCCTTGGTCGAACCGGTCTGGTCTACGGCCCTGGCGATCAGTCGCCACCTGGGCTTCGACCGGCTCTAG
- the lldD gene encoding FMN-dependent L-lactate dehydrogenase LldD has translation MIVSSTTDFREAARRKLPRFLFDYIDGGAYAERTLFRNVSDLADLSLRQRVLKDVSKVDPSTTLFGVKQALPVALAPVGLTGMYARRGECQAAKAAAAKGVPFCLSTVSVCDLKEVSQASSAPIWFQLYVLRDRAFMRDLLARAADAGATTLVFTVDMPVPGARYRDAHSGMSGPNAAARRLAQAMFKPQWAWDVGVMGRPHTLGNVAPVLGANSGLEDFMGWLGANFDPSIQWKDLDWIRDQWKGPLVIKGVLDPEDAKAAADIGADGIVVSNHGGRQLDGVLSSARALPAIAEAVGDRLSVLADSGVRSGLDVVRMLALGAKGVLLGRAFVYALAARGGPGVTQLLDLIEKEMRVAMALTGINTIDQIDRSILAKVKG, from the coding sequence ATGATTGTTTCGTCCACCACGGACTTCCGGGAAGCCGCGCGGCGCAAGCTGCCGCGCTTCCTGTTCGACTATATCGACGGCGGCGCCTATGCCGAGCGGACCCTCTTCCGCAACGTCTCGGACCTTGCGGATCTATCCCTGCGCCAGAGGGTGCTGAAGGACGTCTCCAAGGTCGATCCGTCGACCACCCTGTTCGGCGTCAAGCAGGCCCTGCCGGTCGCCCTGGCCCCGGTGGGGCTGACGGGCATGTACGCGCGGCGGGGCGAGTGCCAGGCGGCCAAGGCCGCGGCCGCCAAGGGCGTGCCGTTCTGTCTGTCGACCGTCTCGGTCTGCGACCTCAAGGAAGTCTCCCAGGCCAGCAGCGCGCCGATATGGTTCCAGCTCTACGTGCTGCGCGACCGGGCCTTCATGCGCGACCTCCTGGCCCGCGCCGCCGACGCTGGCGCTACGACCCTGGTGTTCACCGTCGACATGCCCGTGCCCGGCGCCCGCTATCGCGACGCCCATTCCGGCATGAGCGGTCCCAACGCCGCCGCGCGCCGCCTGGCGCAGGCGATGTTCAAGCCGCAATGGGCCTGGGACGTCGGCGTCATGGGCCGGCCCCACACCTTGGGCAATGTCGCGCCCGTGCTGGGCGCGAACTCGGGCCTTGAGGACTTCATGGGCTGGCTGGGCGCCAATTTCGACCCCTCGATCCAGTGGAAGGACCTGGACTGGATTCGCGACCAGTGGAAGGGGCCGCTGGTGATCAAGGGCGTGCTCGATCCGGAAGACGCCAAGGCCGCCGCCGACATCGGGGCCGACGGCATCGTGGTCTCCAACCACGGCGGACGGCAGCTGGACGGGGTGCTGTCCTCGGCCCGCGCCTTGCCGGCCATCGCGGAGGCGGTGGGCGACAGGCTGAGCGTGCTGGCCGACAGCGGCGTGCGCTCGGGCCTGGACGTGGTGCGGATGCTGGCCCTGGGCGCCAAGGGCGTGCTGCTGGGCCGGGCCTTCGTCTACGCCCTGGCCGCGCGGGGCGGGCCGGGCGTGACCCAGCTGCTGGACCTGATCGAGAAGGAGATGCGGGTGGCCATGGCCCTGACCGGGATCAACACCATCGACCAGATCGACCGCTCCATCTTGGCCAAGGTGAAAGGGTGA
- a CDS encoding family 1 glycosylhydrolase, which produces MKRFPDNFLWGSATAPHQVEGGNANSDCWALEQARPSMFQEPSGDCVDQWNRFSDDIAILAALGLNTYRFGIEWARIEPQPGQYSQAALDHYQRCIDACLRVGVAPMLSFHHFTSPAWITRLGGLNDADYPERFGRYCAHAAARLDGFDWACTFNELNVPVLVEPMFNEKLRTPEAAPVLAAAEAALGGPLANFFLTTPRDVLLTQGLSAHAAGRDAIKSVRPSVQVGLTLSIQDEQAEPGGEVHRDRRLEKYVDPFLDAVRGDDFIGVQTYTRYISRADGGYGPAPDERVTTMGFADRPQALAQVCRRVWERTKTPIIVTENGWAGDQDKRREQFIAEALDHLHGVIGEGADIRGYYYWTLLDNYEWLSGYSQKFGLLGVDRATQRRLIKPSALTLGQIARDNGLSPASPMRRAESLTERAPSAARPTGVGAPLGMA; this is translated from the coding sequence ATGAAGCGTTTTCCCGACAATTTTCTCTGGGGCTCGGCGACGGCGCCCCACCAGGTCGAAGGCGGCAACGCCAATTCGGACTGCTGGGCGCTCGAGCAGGCCCGTCCCTCGATGTTCCAGGAGCCCTCGGGCGACTGCGTCGACCAGTGGAATCGTTTCAGTGACGACATCGCCATCCTCGCGGCCCTGGGCCTGAACACCTACCGCTTCGGGATCGAGTGGGCGCGCATCGAGCCGCAGCCGGGCCAGTATTCGCAAGCCGCCCTGGACCACTATCAAAGATGTATCGACGCGTGCCTGCGCGTGGGCGTGGCCCCCATGCTGTCGTTCCATCACTTCACCTCGCCGGCCTGGATCACCCGCCTGGGCGGCCTGAACGATGCGGACTATCCTGAGCGGTTCGGTCGGTACTGCGCCCACGCGGCCGCGCGCCTGGACGGGTTTGACTGGGCCTGCACGTTCAACGAACTGAACGTGCCGGTGCTGGTCGAGCCGATGTTCAATGAGAAGCTGCGCACGCCCGAGGCCGCGCCGGTGCTGGCCGCCGCCGAGGCCGCCCTGGGCGGGCCGCTGGCCAATTTCTTCCTGACCACGCCGCGCGATGTCCTGCTTACTCAGGGCCTGTCCGCCCACGCCGCGGGACGCGACGCCATCAAGTCCGTTCGTCCGTCCGTTCAGGTGGGCCTGACGTTGTCGATCCAGGACGAACAGGCCGAGCCGGGCGGCGAGGTCCATCGCGACCGCCGACTGGAGAAGTACGTCGATCCCTTCCTGGACGCGGTGCGTGGCGACGACTTCATCGGGGTCCAGACCTATACACGCTACATCTCGCGGGCCGACGGCGGTTACGGCCCGGCCCCGGACGAGCGGGTGACCACCATGGGCTTTGCCGATCGCCCCCAGGCCCTGGCCCAGGTCTGCAGACGCGTCTGGGAGCGCACCAAGACGCCGATCATCGTCACCGAGAACGGCTGGGCGGGCGATCAGGACAAGCGGCGCGAACAGTTCATCGCCGAGGCGCTGGACCACCTCCATGGCGTCATCGGGGAAGGCGCGGACATCCGCGGCTACTACTATTGGACCCTTTTGGACAACTACGAATGGCTATCGGGCTACAGCCAGAAGTTTGGCCTCCTGGGCGTGGACCGCGCGACACAGCGCCGGCTGATCAAGCCCTCGGCCCTGACCCTGGGCCAGATCGCTCGAGATAACGGCCTTAGCCCCGCGTCCCCTATGCGCCGCGCCGAGTCCCTGACTGAGCGCGCGCCTTCGGCGGCGCGGCCGACCGGGGTCGGGGCGCCGTTGGGCATGGCGTGA
- a CDS encoding tannase/feruloyl esterase family alpha/beta hydrolase yields MNRIDVWLRTGAALGAMTLAAGLWGCAQSPAGAGPAAQDLALAPDAARCAGLVGARIDGGRVESAERVAPGATIATGETAGAKVSTALCRVRLRLNPVADSDIRVEVWLPDTWNHKLFALGGAGFDGGLNPGGGALLGKATAQGYASVATDVGHAPVANAVSWAHGKPQAVIDFGHRGNHVAAVAAKQLIGAYYGRPAKHAYFLGCSNGGRDGVMEASRYPDDYDGVIAGAPARRYLEIVTQLISYSRISSEVPTLSSKLNLVHGAVMAKCDGLDGVKDGILENPLACKFDPVELQCKGADSAACLTSAEVDGFRRIYGGLRLKSGERVIGGPVVGSEGVPGNWGAWILSPIGAMAGQEIYRWMVFDDPNWKVETFDLDRDYPVAKARIGATINADEPDLRAFAKRGGKLIMYQGWADPAITPLETINYLQAVRETSPQAASQVRLFMVPGMMHCAGGPGANVFDMQPALEAWVEKGQAPERVVATEAGGGDPPASRPLCAWPKTAHYNGAGSTRDAANFTCKAPA; encoded by the coding sequence ATGAACCGTATCGATGTTTGGCTTAGAACAGGCGCGGCGCTCGGCGCGATGACCCTCGCCGCGGGGCTCTGGGGCTGCGCCCAGTCCCCCGCCGGCGCGGGACCCGCCGCACAGGATCTGGCCTTGGCGCCGGACGCGGCGAGATGCGCTGGCCTGGTTGGCGCCCGGATCGACGGCGGCCGGGTCGAAAGCGCGGAACGCGTCGCGCCGGGGGCGACGATCGCCACGGGCGAGACCGCTGGGGCGAAGGTCTCCACCGCTCTTTGCCGCGTGCGCCTGCGGCTCAATCCCGTCGCCGACTCCGATATCCGGGTGGAGGTATGGTTGCCCGATACCTGGAACCACAAGCTCTTCGCCCTCGGCGGGGCAGGCTTTGACGGCGGCCTCAATCCCGGCGGCGGAGCGCTGCTCGGCAAGGCGACCGCTCAAGGCTACGCGTCCGTGGCCACGGATGTTGGGCACGCTCCCGTCGCCAACGCCGTGTCCTGGGCCCATGGCAAACCCCAGGCCGTGATCGACTTTGGCCATCGTGGCAACCACGTCGCCGCCGTCGCGGCCAAGCAACTGATCGGCGCCTATTACGGCCGCCCGGCCAAGCACGCCTATTTCCTGGGGTGCTCGAACGGCGGGCGCGACGGCGTCATGGAAGCCAGCCGCTATCCGGACGACTATGACGGCGTGATCGCCGGCGCCCCCGCGCGCCGCTATCTGGAGATCGTCACCCAGCTGATTTCCTATAGTCGGATCTCCAGCGAGGTTCCGACCCTGTCGTCGAAGCTGAACCTCGTGCACGGAGCCGTCATGGCCAAGTGCGACGGCCTGGACGGGGTCAAGGACGGGATCTTGGAAAATCCTCTGGCCTGCAAGTTCGACCCCGTCGAACTGCAATGCAAAGGCGCCGACAGCGCCGCCTGCCTCACCTCGGCCGAGGTCGACGGTTTCCGCAGGATCTATGGCGGGCTGCGTCTGAAATCCGGCGAGCGGGTCATCGGCGGGCCGGTCGTGGGCAGCGAGGGCGTGCCGGGCAACTGGGGCGCGTGGATCCTCTCCCCGATCGGCGCCATGGCCGGACAGGAAATCTACCGCTGGATGGTGTTCGATGATCCCAATTGGAAGGTGGAGACCTTCGACCTGGACCGGGACTATCCGGTCGCCAAGGCGCGCATCGGCGCGACCATCAACGCCGACGAGCCGGACCTACGGGCGTTCGCCAAGCGCGGCGGTAAGCTGATCATGTACCAGGGCTGGGCCGATCCGGCGATCACGCCCCTGGAGACGATCAACTATCTGCAAGCCGTGCGCGAAACCTCGCCCCAGGCAGCCAGCCAAGTCCGGCTGTTCATGGTCCCGGGGATGATGCACTGCGCCGGCGGACCCGGCGCGAATGTCTTCGACATGCAGCCCGCGCTCGAGGCCTGGGTCGAGAAGGGCCAGGCGCCCGAACGCGTTGTCGCGACCGAAGCGGGCGGCGGCGATCCGCCGGCCAGCCGCCCGCTGTGCGCCTGGCCCAAGACCGCCCACTACAATGGGGCGGGCTCGACGCGCGACGCGGCCAACTTCACCTGCAAGGCCCCGGCCTGA
- a CDS encoding TonB-dependent receptor domain-containing protein, whose translation MRSRSRSIFVYGAAISALLGAPAFAQSSTAQAQTDDDVVSEIVVTGTLIRGVAPVGANVIGVDEAKIKSTGALTNQQVLAQIPAVSSQFGYAPSTTTGIGATTQRPNIRNLGSSGGNTTLILVDGHNMVGAGILMTTPDSNMLPPSVLQRVEIMADGGSSLYGADAVGGIINFITRKSFDGVEVSGHYGLAKGGYQAGDVNVIGGTSWTGGSAYLAISHSENTNLSASKRDWPRQDLRDRGGDDYRVATCPAANITVGSTNYAYPGLVAGTRNLCDLAFYSDIVPEEQQDSFFGAFNQELGERVSLHATAYYTDRQTTQQAAQRTTTGLTIPQTNPFFVRVAPGTSESVAFSFAPILGDYVRSDASLTQYGVTPTLTVRLGGDWQLNTMLNYGRSKTGTHLPGLNPTALAAAAAGTTTATALNPFDLSQTNAAVISGIVNYGNSSHSTQTLTEGRMIADGPLFSLPGGDVRAAIGVDLQRQESDAFSVNGPSGSSAGASVKNAHRNVSSVFGQVIVPVIGSANALPLVQALKLDASIRYDDYSDFGSTTNPKIGFTWDVAGGLTLRGNYGTSFNAPSLADTTGAVDTRASIITVSPYRAAGSPITDLFRPTIVLAGGNPDLKPQTADTWSIGADWKPTGLPGFTAGVTYWDIKLKDTIVVAPPGFPTSLFTVPAFQKFITINPTLAQAQAATAGMFIDGAPNIAALYGATTPYLILDARRKNVGNLYATGLDFNANYVKSTDFGSVFATLYATRLLDRDSEAYDGAGKVDLLGVNTSKLQLSATGGVNWGGLTAQATLNHRQGYKVTGAGSQTKTGSFDPVNLAFIYRFDEGQGQNPGWARGMTLSLNIDNAFNEKVPFLNVSPSQTVPTNGSTIGRFFNMGLTKHF comes from the coding sequence ATGCGTTCTCGTAGCCGTTCAATCTTCGTCTATGGCGCCGCCATCAGCGCGCTGTTGGGCGCGCCCGCATTCGCGCAATCGTCCACGGCCCAGGCCCAGACCGACGATGACGTCGTCTCCGAGATCGTCGTGACCGGCACCCTGATCCGCGGCGTCGCCCCGGTCGGCGCCAATGTGATTGGGGTGGACGAGGCCAAGATCAAGTCGACCGGTGCCCTGACCAACCAGCAGGTGCTGGCGCAGATTCCCGCCGTGTCCAGCCAGTTCGGCTACGCGCCGTCGACCACCACCGGCATCGGCGCCACCACGCAACGCCCCAATATCCGCAATCTCGGCAGCTCGGGCGGCAACACCACCCTTATTCTGGTCGACGGCCACAACATGGTGGGCGCTGGCATCCTGATGACCACGCCGGACTCCAACATGCTGCCGCCCAGCGTGCTGCAGCGGGTCGAGATCATGGCCGACGGCGGCTCCTCGCTCTACGGGGCCGACGCCGTGGGCGGCATCATCAACTTCATCACCCGCAAGAGCTTCGACGGCGTCGAGGTCTCGGGGCACTACGGCCTGGCCAAGGGCGGCTACCAGGCCGGCGACGTCAACGTGATCGGCGGCACGAGTTGGACGGGTGGTTCGGCCTATCTGGCGATTTCCCACAGCGAAAACACCAATCTGTCGGCCTCCAAGCGCGACTGGCCGCGCCAGGACCTGCGCGACCGGGGCGGCGACGACTATCGCGTCGCCACTTGCCCTGCGGCCAACATCACCGTGGGCTCGACCAACTACGCCTATCCCGGCCTGGTGGCCGGCACCCGCAACCTCTGTGACCTGGCGTTCTATTCGGACATCGTGCCGGAGGAACAGCAGGACTCCTTCTTCGGCGCCTTCAACCAGGAGCTAGGCGAACGCGTCAGCCTGCACGCCACGGCCTACTATACCGATCGCCAGACGACCCAGCAGGCCGCCCAACGCACCACAACCGGCCTGACGATTCCGCAGACCAATCCTTTCTTCGTGCGCGTGGCGCCGGGAACCAGCGAGTCGGTCGCCTTCAGCTTCGCGCCGATCCTGGGCGACTACGTGCGTTCGGACGCCTCGCTGACCCAATATGGCGTCACCCCGACCCTGACGGTCCGCCTGGGCGGCGACTGGCAGCTCAACACCATGCTGAACTACGGTCGCAGCAAGACCGGCACCCATCTGCCGGGCCTCAACCCCACCGCCCTGGCCGCCGCGGCGGCCGGAACGACGACGGCCACGGCGCTCAATCCGTTCGATCTGTCGCAGACCAACGCGGCCGTCATCTCCGGCATCGTCAACTACGGCAACAGCTCGCACAGCACCCAGACCCTGACCGAAGGCCGGATGATCGCCGACGGTCCGCTGTTCTCCCTGCCGGGCGGCGATGTCCGCGCCGCCATCGGGGTCGACCTGCAGCGCCAGGAGTCCGACGCGTTCAGCGTGAACGGACCCAGCGGCTCGTCGGCCGGCGCGTCCGTGAAAAACGCCCACCGCAACGTGTCCTCGGTCTTCGGCCAGGTCATCGTGCCGGTCATCGGGTCGGCCAACGCCTTGCCGCTGGTGCAGGCGCTCAAGCTCGACGCCTCGATCCGCTATGACGACTACAGCGACTTTGGCAGCACGACCAATCCCAAGATCGGCTTCACCTGGGACGTGGCGGGCGGTCTGACGCTGCGCGGCAACTACGGCACCTCGTTCAACGCTCCCAGCCTGGCCGACACCACCGGCGCGGTCGACACCCGCGCCTCGATCATCACGGTCAGCCCCTACCGGGCCGCCGGCTCGCCGATCACCGACCTCTTCCGCCCGACGATCGTGCTGGCGGGGGGCAATCCCGACCTGAAACCCCAGACCGCCGACACCTGGTCGATCGGCGCAGACTGGAAGCCGACCGGCCTTCCCGGCTTCACGGCGGGTGTCACCTACTGGGACATCAAGCTGAAGGACACGATCGTCGTGGCGCCGCCGGGCTTCCCGACCTCGCTGTTCACGGTTCCGGCCTTCCAGAAGTTCATCACCATCAACCCGACCCTGGCCCAGGCCCAGGCCGCCACGGCCGGGATGTTCATCGATGGCGCGCCGAACATCGCGGCGCTCTACGGCGCGACCACGCCCTATCTGATCCTGGACGCGCGGCGCAAGAACGTGGGCAATCTCTACGCCACCGGCCTGGACTTCAACGCCAACTACGTCAAATCGACCGACTTCGGCTCGGTGTTCGCGACCCTCTACGCCACGCGTCTGCTCGATCGAGACAGCGAGGCCTATGACGGCGCGGGCAAGGTCGACCTGCTTGGCGTCAACACCAGCAAGCTGCAGCTCAGCGCCACGGGCGGGGTGAACTGGGGCGGGCTGACGGCCCAGGCGACGCTCAACCATCGCCAGGGCTACAAGGTTACCGGCGCGGGCTCACAGACCAAGACCGGCTCCTTCGATCCCGTCAACCTGGCCTTCATCTACCGCTTCGACGAAGGTCAAGGCCAAAACCCAGGCTGGGCGCGCGGCATGACGCTGTCGCTGAACATCGACAACGCCTTCAACGAGAAGGTGCCGTTCCTCAACGTATCGCCGAGCCAGACCGTCCCGACCAACGGCTCGACCATCGGTCGCTTCTTCAACATGGGCCTGACCAAGCACTTCTAA